In one window of Aphidius gifuensis isolate YNYX2018 linkage group LG4, ASM1490517v1, whole genome shotgun sequence DNA:
- the LOC122854658 gene encoding N-alpha-acetyltransferase 30-like → MDNNKLESGDKILINDKSDTSLIPDMTTLVINSRLCPDNENDHLNDSKIGNGLHQVNGVCDLSRKLSDNKELVSQNLECMTNHLNNLEASCTAPRNIHINYVSYTSELQMPDIMKLIQKDLSEPYSIYTYRYFIHNWPKLCFLAMHDNKCVGAIVCKLDLHRKIIKRGYIAMLAVDFNYRKLGIGSNLVRRAITAMIDDDADEVVLETEITNRPALTLYENLGFVRDKRLFRYYLNGVDALRLKLWLR, encoded by the exons atggataatAATAAGTTGGAAAGTGgtgataaaatattgataaatgataaatctGATACATCATTAATTCCTGACATGACAACACTTGTAATTAATTCAAGACTTTGTCcagataatgaaaatgatcaTTTAAATGATTCAAAAATAGGCAATGGTTTGCACCAGGTCAATGGAGTATGTGATTTATCTAGAAAATTATCAGATAATAAAGAATTAGTGTCACAAAATTTGGAGTGTATGACTAaccatttaaacaatttag AAGCATCATGTACAGCACCAAggaatattcatataaattatgttAGCTATACAAGTGAATTACAAATGCCAGATATTATGAAATTGATACAAAAAGATTTGAGTGAACCATATTCAATTTACACATACAGatattttattcacaattGGCCAAAGCTATGCTTtttg GCAATGCATGATAATAAATGTGTTGGTGCAATTGTTTGTAAATTAGAtttacatagaaaaataataaaacgtgGTTATATTGCAATGCTTGctgttgattttaattatcgtAAACTTGGAATTGGATCAAATCTTGTTAGACGAGCAATAACAGCAAtgattgatgatgatgctgatgaagTTGTACTTGAAACTGAAATAACAAATCGTCCAGCATTAACATTATATGAAAATCTTGGTTTTGTACGTGATAAAAGATTATTTCGTTATTATCTTAATGGTGTTGATGCATTGAGATTGAAACTTTGGCTCAgatga